Within the Microbacterium terricola genome, the region GCTACGACCGCTTCCTCGAGCCGTTCGCCGACGAGATCGCCGCTGCCGCCGACGGCAGCGGAGCGTAGGATCGCAGCATGACCGCGACCCTCACATCCGAGAAGTACGACGAGGTCACCGAGGCTCTCAAGGACGTCATGGATCCCGAGCTCGGGATCAACGTCGTCGACCTCGGCCTCATCTACGATCTGGCGTGGGACGACGAGAACGACGCTCTGGTCATCCACATGACCCTGACCTCCGCGGGCTGCCCGCTCACCGACGTGCTCGAGGAGCAAACCGCGCAGGCGCTCGACGAGGTCGTGGAGCGGTTCCGGATCAACTGGGTCTGGATGCCGCCGTGGGGACCCGAGCGCATCACCGACGACGGGCGCGACATGATGCGCGCGCTCGGCTTCGCCATCTGAGCGGATCCGACTCCTCGCAGACGGTCTTGTGCCGCCTCTGAGCCGCCCCTAGTATGCGGCCAACGATCGCGCTGACGCGATCGCGCTTCTGGGGGGGAGTGGGCCATGCGCGCACGCGCCATCGTCCTGCTGTGCGCCGTTGCGGCGCTCACGATGAGCGGCTGCTCGTCGCCGCCTGCTGAGGAGCCGGGCGTCAGCGCCACCGTCCTCGTCCACTCGGGCGAGGCCTCCCTCGACACCGCCGACGCGACACGCACCCTCGACGACGGCGACGTCGTGGTCGAAGGCGATGTCATCCGCGTGGACGGCGACGACGCCGTCGTCGAGCTGACCTGGTCGGACGGCGCCGTGACCAGGCTCGGTCCCGCCACGGTGTTCACGGTCGGCCAGCCGGACGCGCGCCTCGGCACGCGCGGAACGCAAGACGGGGGCATGAGCTGGAACCGCCTTGCTGCGTCGGACGACGCGGCCGCGACGTCCACCGCGGCCGCCGATCCCGCGGCGGGCGTGCCCTACGCCCTCGACATCGTGGGGGCCGATCGCGCGGAGGGACGCGGGCCCCTCTTCCTGGTGGACTGCACGCAGAGCCCGTGCCGGATCCTCGGGACCGGCGGCACAGCCGACATCGGATCGGAGACCACCTTCCGTCGCGGGAAGGTGGACACGGTCGTCGACTCGGGTGCACCGGCATCGTGGGGCGAGCTGATGACCGACCCCTGGGCGCAGGAGAACGCGGAACTCGATGAGGACGCCGACTTCGTGCCGGTCGTCGACCTGTTCGCGGATGCCGATCCGTCGCGAGCCGTTCTCGACGGCACGTTCGATGTGCTGCGGACCTACAAGACCTCCGACTGCAGCGGACCGGGATGTTCGGGCATTATCCGACATGCTCCGGGTGACACACGCGAGCTGGTCTACTCGTTCCATCAGGACTGCGCCGTCGAGCCGTGCTCGGCGAGCGTGGACACCCAGACCGTCGACGCATTCACGGATCAGATCTCGGATGCCACGGCTCCACTCGTCGCTGGCGCCGAGGATTACACCTGGGGAACGGACAGCGAGCTGCCGATCTGTCAATACGACGATGCGACCGGGACCCACGAGACGGGCCGGGCATCCAATGTGATCAGATGGCAGGTGACGCCATCGAAGGCGGAGGTGCGTAACGGCGTCTTCGTGGTGACGGAGCTCACGGGGGACACCCACGCGAGGTACACCGTCGTGGAGCCGACCGCCATCCCCGGCTGCGAGCAGTTCGAGAGAACCTGGAGCTCGTCGTCCGATCTCGTCCTCACGAAGAGGGAGGGATGATGCGCGCCGCGCGATGGGCGGTCGCCCTCGTGGTGGCCGCCGCGATCTGCGGCGCTGCGCCCGCCGCCCACGCGGCCGATGACGCGGACGACACCGACGTCGCCGCGCCCGGAACGGCCGTCTATGCCGTCGAGGTGACCGACATCAGCGTCGGGCCGGATGGCGATGGCGAGCCGCGCAGCACGAGCGGCGAGGTGCGGATCGCGTGCGTCGGCACCGTCTGCGCGGTCGTCGCGGCGCCAGGACCGGGCGTGCTGGCCGGCACCGCGCTCGCGTCCGGTGCTCTGTCCGGCGAGACGAGCTCCGACGGCGCGGGGAGTGCGTGCACCCAGGGGCGCGGCGAGCGCGAGATCGTGGTGTCGGCGTCCGACACGGGTTTCGAAGCGCACCTGACGCAATCGCCGCTCGACTGGGAGGAGTGCCCCGACGGCACCGATGCCTACGGACACGGCAGGGACATCACGTGGACCGGAGCCCTCGTCGCCGCGGACGCGTGCGTCTTCGACGAGCAGGGGTGCCTCGACGGTGCGGTCACCGCATCCCGTCTCTGGTCGGGGGATCCAGCCGCGCCGAGCGTGCTGAGCGGACTCGCCACCCCCGCGACAGCCGGCACGGCACCCGTGCAGCTCGGCCTCGCCGCGCTGCTCGCGATCGTCCTGGTGCTGCTGGTCGCGTTCCCGACGGCGCTGCTCAACTCGGCCGCAGAGCAGGGCTCGGGCCGCCTCGCCGGATGGTGGGCGGGCCGGAGGGCGCGCACGTCCGGCCCGGTCGAGGAGGACACCGGGCTTCCCCGACCGCGAGCCTGGCTGCACTCCTGGTGGTGGGCAGGCGCGGGCGTGCTGGCCGCGGGGATCATCTCCGCCTTCGTCGATCCGCAGTTCGGGCTGAATCCGGGCAGCGCGCGCGTGATCCTCTCGATCCTGGCGTCGTTCGCGCTCGACGTCGTGATGGGCTGGGTGGTCGTGGTCATGGTGATGCGCCGCGCGGTCCCCGGCGCGACGCACACCTTCGACTTCCAGCCGCTGACCCTGCTGATCGTCGTCCTCGCTGTGGTCTTCACGCGGATCACCGGGTTCGAGCCGGGGATCGTCTTCGGCCTCGTGGCGGGTGTCGCGTTCGGCGCGCTGGCCGGCAGGGCCCAGGAGGCCCGCGTCGCCCTGACGAGCTTGGGCTACGCGTTCGTCGTGGCCCTGGTCGCCTGGGTCCTGTACGGGATGCTGGGCGGCGGCGCGGCGTCGGGTGAGTCCTTCTGGGGCACGTTCACCGTGGAGCTGCTGTCCGCCGCGGCGATCGGTGGAATGGCGGCGCTGCCGATCGCCCTGTTCCCCGTGCGCGGGCTGCCGGGTGCAGCGGTGTTCGCGTGGAACCGCTGGGTGTGGGGTGCGTGCTACCTCCTCGGCCTCTTCGCGTTCTTCGTCGTGCTGATGCCGATGCCGTTCTCGTGGGCCGAGGTGTCGCTGAACCTCTCCGCCTGGATCGGCCTCTACGTGGTCTACCTCGTCGGAGCGCTGCTGCTGTGGCTCCTGATCGCGCGCCCATGGGATCGGACCGCCGACGAGGGGGAACGAACCGACGGGGGAGACGCGCCCGAGCGCGTGGACGCGACGGATGCGGAGGTGTCACAGTCCGACCCCGACGCGGTCGCGTCCGTGGCCGTCGATAGAGTCGAAGGGTGACCGCATCCCCTCTCCAGGCACTTCCGCTCGACGAGCTGCGGCGGCGTTCCAGCACGAAATGGCGCAAGTACGGCGATGATGTGCTGCCGCTGTTCGTGGCCGAGACCGACTTTCCGCTCGCACCTGCCATCACGGCTCGGCTCGCCGAGGCCGTCGCGCTCGGCGACACGGGCTACACCCCGCCGGACCCGGGCATCGCCGGCGCCTACGCCGGGTTCGCGCAGCGCCGCTTCGGCTGGCAGGTCGACCCCGCCAGGGTGCGCACGACGTGCGATGTGATGATGGGCGTCGTCGAGATCCTCCGCGCCGTCACCGTGCCCGGCGACCGGGTGGTGGTCACTCCGCCGGTCTATCCGCCGTTCTACTCGTGCATCGAAGAAGTCGGCGCCGTCGACGAGCGGGTGCCGCTCGTCTACACCGGAGACGGTTGGGAGCTCGATCTGCTCGGCATCGAGGCCGCACTG harbors:
- a CDS encoding metal-sulfur cluster assembly factor, with amino-acid sequence MTATLTSEKYDEVTEALKDVMDPELGINVVDLGLIYDLAWDDENDALVIHMTLTSAGCPLTDVLEEQTAQALDEVVERFRINWVWMPPWGPERITDDGRDMMRALGFAI